A region from the Cannabis sativa cultivar Pink pepper isolate KNU-18-1 chromosome 9, ASM2916894v1, whole genome shotgun sequence genome encodes:
- the LOC115722694 gene encoding FCS-Like Zinc finger 8 isoform X1: MLRKRSGVTTTATKQALMADYTAQPSPTEYYRKPILSLFRSPSLFTSFTSSKGFSETETVLSPTSILDSSKPFSNNLKNPFCSESNISNPKYPDRETKRPWDKIGSKGIGLGIVDALNNEKPGHKPSKPETRMVLFGSYLKIQIPPSSVLSPAESPKSPGDFGIKTRNSQLGSSPFGKSAIGSTNFGVETQNSNSPRVFTGSLPSSTEMELSEDYTCVITHGPNPRTTHIYDNCIVESPGGTLGFTSTKKDDHTITYPSQNFLSFCYTCKKKLGPGKDIYMYRGEKAFCSDECRYEEMMLEEGAENKHYDSV, translated from the exons ATGCTTAGGAAGAGATCTGGAGTCACAACTACAGCCACTAAGCAAGCTCTAATGGCGGATTATACAGCTCAACCTTCTCCTACTGAATATTACAGAAAACCCATTTTGTCTCTCTTTCGTTCTCCAAGCCTTTTCACTAGTTTCACTTCTTCAAAAGGCTTCTCTGAAACAGAAACCGTATTAAGCCCAACCTCCATACTGGATAGCAGTAAACCCTTCTCAAATAATCTCAAAAACCCCTTTTGCTCCGAGTCAAATATTAGTAACCCCAAATATCCAGACCGCGAAACCAAACGCCCCTGGGACAAAATAGGCTCCAAAGGAATCGGTCTCGGAATTGTGGATGCTCTCAACAACGAGAAACCGGGTCACAAACCATCGAAACCCGAGACACGAATGGTCCTATTCGGGTCATATCTCAAGATCCAAATACCACCTTCTTCAGTACTTTCCCCAGCTGAGTCCCCGAAATCTCCAGGCGATTTCGGAATCAAGACTCGAAATTCCCAACTGGGTTCTTCTCCTTTTGGAAAATCAGCAATTGGGTCTACAAATTTTGGGGTTGAAACTCAAAATTCGAATTCCCCTCGGGTCTTTACTGGTTCTCTGCCTAGTAGTACGGAGATGGAGCTGTCAGAGGATTATACTTGTGTAATCACCCATGGACCAAATCCTAGAACCACACATATTTATGATAATTGCATTGTTGAAAGCCCTGGTGGCACTTTGGGATTTACATCAACCAAAAAAGATGATCACACAATTACCTATCCTTCACAGAATTTTCTCAGCTTTTGTTATACATGCAAGAAGAAGCTTGGCCCAGGAAAAGATATTTACATGTACAG GGGTGAAAAAGCATTTTGTAGTGATGAATGTCGATATGAGGAGATGATGTTGGAAGAAGGAGCTGAGAATAAACATTATGATAGTGTTTAA
- the LOC115722694 gene encoding FCS-Like Zinc finger 8 isoform X2: MADYTAQPSPTEYYRKPILSLFRSPSLFTSFTSSKGFSETETVLSPTSILDSSKPFSNNLKNPFCSESNISNPKYPDRETKRPWDKIGSKGIGLGIVDALNNEKPGHKPSKPETRMVLFGSYLKIQIPPSSVLSPAESPKSPGDFGIKTRNSQLGSSPFGKSAIGSTNFGVETQNSNSPRVFTGSLPSSTEMELSEDYTCVITHGPNPRTTHIYDNCIVESPGGTLGFTSTKKDDHTITYPSQNFLSFCYTCKKKLGPGKDIYMYRGEKAFCSDECRYEEMMLEEGAENKHYDSV; this comes from the exons ATGGCGGATTATACAGCTCAACCTTCTCCTACTGAATATTACAGAAAACCCATTTTGTCTCTCTTTCGTTCTCCAAGCCTTTTCACTAGTTTCACTTCTTCAAAAGGCTTCTCTGAAACAGAAACCGTATTAAGCCCAACCTCCATACTGGATAGCAGTAAACCCTTCTCAAATAATCTCAAAAACCCCTTTTGCTCCGAGTCAAATATTAGTAACCCCAAATATCCAGACCGCGAAACCAAACGCCCCTGGGACAAAATAGGCTCCAAAGGAATCGGTCTCGGAATTGTGGATGCTCTCAACAACGAGAAACCGGGTCACAAACCATCGAAACCCGAGACACGAATGGTCCTATTCGGGTCATATCTCAAGATCCAAATACCACCTTCTTCAGTACTTTCCCCAGCTGAGTCCCCGAAATCTCCAGGCGATTTCGGAATCAAGACTCGAAATTCCCAACTGGGTTCTTCTCCTTTTGGAAAATCAGCAATTGGGTCTACAAATTTTGGGGTTGAAACTCAAAATTCGAATTCCCCTCGGGTCTTTACTGGTTCTCTGCCTAGTAGTACGGAGATGGAGCTGTCAGAGGATTATACTTGTGTAATCACCCATGGACCAAATCCTAGAACCACACATATTTATGATAATTGCATTGTTGAAAGCCCTGGTGGCACTTTGGGATTTACATCAACCAAAAAAGATGATCACACAATTACCTATCCTTCACAGAATTTTCTCAGCTTTTGTTATACATGCAAGAAGAAGCTTGGCCCAGGAAAAGATATTTACATGTACAG GGGTGAAAAAGCATTTTGTAGTGATGAATGTCGATATGAGGAGATGATGTTGGAAGAAGGAGCTGAGAATAAACATTATGATAGTGTTTAA